A region from the Triplophysa rosa linkage group LG4, Trosa_1v2, whole genome shotgun sequence genome encodes:
- the ints12 gene encoding integrator complex subunit 12: MAGTVSLELDPIFLKGLGYLHSKSKDSAEKLKALMDESLARGSDSVYRTSLKETEVNKVSLPKMTKQDSKSSSSSSSSSIASSSSKSGPSEKTKKEGEKRSLEKVRVEPGDGAEPAKKPRIERQDSHSSPVAFQTKDIPIPDFPDNDETNADDFAMEMGLACVVCRQMTVTSGNQLVECQECHNLYHQECHKPQATDKDVNDPRLVWYCARCTRQMKRMAQKTQKPPQKPAPPLATAVPMLKDPLVKKAELKPKPETAGSFQAFKRTEVKTSAASGNSSSSNTSLPPSGGLTGWAAFTKTSNVGPSSTKLGTSQQGGSKSTPPPSGSKAVGLSALANVKPGLATKPSGGNGTGNGNNGSSTVPIKPPPPLTLGKQVLSRSSSGDSLGKMTVTGSLSPGAAPSSSLGGNSGSGSNGGGNGGNGSSSSNNNNNGAKASTDGKAPTSQESQLNAMKRLQMVKKKAAQKKMKK, from the exons GAAGGCCCTCATGGATGAGTCTTTGGCCAGGGGCAGCGATTCCGTCTACAGAACATCACTAAAG GAAACGGAAGTGAACAAGGTGTCATTGccaaaaatgaccaaacaagACTCCAAGTCCTCCTCTAGTTCATCTTCATCATCTATCGCCAGCAGCAGCAGTAAATCAGGCCCCTCAGAGAAGACCAAGAAAGAGGGTGAGAAAAGGTCCTTGGAAAAG GTTCGGGTTGAACCTGGGGATGGAGCAGAGCCGGCCAAAAAACCTCGTATTGAAAGACAGGACAGCCATTCATCTCCTGTTGCTTTTCAAACTAAGGATATTCCTATACCAGATTTCCCAGACAATGATGAAACCAACGCTGATGACTTTGCCATGGAAATGGGCCTTGCTTGTGTGGTTTGTCG ACAAATGACCGTCACATCTGGAAATCAACTTGTTGAGTGTCAAGAATGTCATAATTTATATCATCAGGAGTGTCACAAACCTCAGGCTACTGACAAGGATGTCAACGATCCGCGACTAGTGTGGTACTGTGCTCGATGCACAAGGCAAATGAAGCGAATG GCTCAAAAGACCCAGAAACCCCCACAGAAACCGGCTCCTCCTTTGGCAACAGCGGTACCTATGTTGAAAGATCCACTAGTGAAGAAGGCTGAGCTGAAGCCCAAACCTGAAACAGCAGGTTCATTCCAGGCCTTTAAGAGAACAGAGGTGAAG ACATCTGCAGCATCAGGAAACTCTTCCAGCAGCAACACGTCTTTGCCACCAAGCGGGGGCCTGACAGGATGGGCCGCCTTTACTAAGACCTCTAATGTCGGACCCTCCAGTACCAAGTTAGGGACCAGTCAGCAGGGTGGTAGTAAATCTACCCCACCTCCCTCAGGCTCTAAAGCTGTGGGACTCTCTGCATTGGCCAATGTTAAACCAGGTCTGGCCACCAAACCGTCAGGAGGTAATGGTACTGGTAATGGGAACAATGGCTCCAGCACGGTACCCATTAAACCACCCCCTCCTCTCACACTTGGCAAACAGGTGTTGAGCCGCTCGTCGAGTGGAGACAGTTTAGGAAAAATGACGGTGACTGGATCTTTATCACCTGGGGCAGCACCTTCTAGCAGTCTGGGAGGCAACAGTGGCTCAGGAAGCAATGGAGGAGGCAATGGGGGCAATGGTTCTAGCAGtagtaacaacaacaacaatgggGCAAAAGCCTCAACTGATGGAAAAGCACCCACCTCACAGGAGTCTCAGCTCAATGCTATGAAGCGTCTGCAAATGGTGAAGAAAAAAGcagcacagaaaaaaatgaagaaatga